A single Desulfurella sp. DNA region contains:
- the ppsA gene encoding phosphoenolpyruvate synthase gives MKFIKWLDEVSMNDVGLVGGKNASLGEMIKELKSEGINIPYGFALTAQSYWYLLESSKIKDKIQSTLENLNTHDINDLRSKCASVRQMIEQAPLPDDLLQEIKEAYIKLSSMYSTQNTDVAVRSSATAEDLPDASFAGQQDTYLNVKGLDDVVKYVKKCYASIFTDRATSYRHDKGFNHFDIALSVTVQKMVRSDKAASGVMFSIDTESGFDKVVVINASYGLGELIVGGKVNPDEFMVFKPTLEKGFKSIIKKNLGSKLTKAIYSENGGIKEIETTTQERLSYALSDDDILKLASWAIKIENHYTNKRGVYSPMDIEWAKDGELNELFIVQARPETVHSQKNLSIMETYKLKEKGEIITKGVAVGNKIASGVARVLLDASKISEFQEGEVLVTDMTDPDWEPIMKKAKAIVTNRGGRTCHAAIISRELGVPAIVGCANATSVIKTGDHITVSCAEGDEGYVYKGKLEFEVETLDLSSLQRPKTQIKLNLGNPALALSSANIPNDGIGLARMEFIISSFIQVHPLALIHFDKLKDEQAKKTIEELTQGYSFKPDYFVDKLAQGVALLAASVYPKPILVRMSDFKTNEYANLIGGSEFEPEEENPMIGWRGASRYYSDNYKEGFALECLAMKKARDEFGLTNIQLMIPFCRTPEEGRKVIEEMRKNGLIQGENGLEIYVMAEIPSNVICADEYAQIFDGFSIGSNDLTQLTLGIDRDSGLIAHLFDERHIAVKRMISMLIKTAHKYSKSVGICGQAPSDFPDFAEFLVEEGIDSMSLNPDSIMSTTLKVLEVEKRLGR, from the coding sequence ATGAAATTTATAAAGTGGCTAGATGAAGTATCAATGAATGATGTTGGTTTGGTTGGCGGTAAAAATGCATCTTTGGGCGAAATGATTAAAGAGCTTAAAAGCGAGGGCATAAATATACCCTATGGTTTTGCTTTAACTGCCCAATCCTACTGGTATCTTTTGGAAAGCTCTAAGATTAAAGATAAAATACAATCAACTCTGGAAAATTTAAATACGCATGATATTAATGATTTACGCTCTAAATGCGCTTCAGTCAGACAGATGATAGAGCAAGCTCCTCTGCCTGACGATTTATTGCAAGAAATAAAAGAAGCTTATATAAAATTATCAAGCATGTATTCTACTCAAAATACAGATGTAGCAGTAAGGTCATCTGCAACAGCGGAAGATTTGCCTGATGCTTCTTTTGCTGGTCAACAGGATACATATCTTAATGTAAAAGGCTTAGACGATGTTGTAAAGTATGTTAAAAAATGCTATGCATCTATTTTTACAGATAGGGCTACATCATACAGGCACGATAAAGGTTTTAACCATTTTGATATAGCTTTATCCGTTACTGTCCAAAAAATGGTTCGTTCAGATAAAGCTGCAAGTGGTGTAATGTTCAGTATTGATACAGAAAGTGGTTTTGATAAGGTTGTTGTTATAAATGCAAGTTACGGACTTGGAGAATTGATTGTAGGCGGTAAGGTTAACCCAGATGAATTTATGGTTTTTAAACCCACACTTGAAAAAGGTTTTAAATCTATTATCAAGAAGAATTTAGGCTCAAAACTAACAAAGGCAATCTATAGCGAAAATGGCGGTATAAAAGAAATAGAAACCACAACCCAGGAAAGATTATCATACGCTTTAAGTGATGACGATATCCTGAAGTTAGCTTCATGGGCAATAAAAATTGAAAATCACTATACAAATAAACGTGGTGTTTATTCACCTATGGATATAGAGTGGGCAAAAGATGGCGAACTTAATGAATTGTTTATTGTTCAGGCAAGGCCAGAAACGGTACATTCACAGAAAAATTTAAGCATTATGGAAACCTACAAACTCAAAGAAAAAGGTGAAATTATAACAAAAGGCGTAGCAGTTGGAAATAAAATTGCAAGTGGTGTAGCTCGCGTACTATTAGATGCAAGCAAAATATCTGAGTTTCAAGAAGGAGAAGTGCTTGTAACGGATATGACAGATCCAGATTGGGAACCAATAATGAAAAAAGCTAAAGCAATTGTAACAAACCGTGGCGGTAGAACATGCCATGCTGCAATTATTTCTAGAGAGTTAGGTGTACCTGCTATTGTTGGTTGTGCAAATGCTACCAGTGTAATTAAAACAGGCGATCATATTACCGTTTCATGCGCAGAAGGCGACGAAGGCTATGTTTACAAAGGAAAGCTTGAGTTTGAAGTAGAAACTCTTGACTTATCATCACTTCAAAGACCAAAAACACAGATTAAGCTCAATTTGGGAAATCCAGCACTTGCATTATCGTCTGCAAATATACCAAACGATGGTATTGGTCTTGCAAGGATGGAATTTATCATAAGCTCATTTATACAGGTTCATCCTCTTGCCTTAATACACTTTGATAAGCTAAAAGATGAACAAGCAAAGAAAACTATTGAAGAGCTAACGCAAGGCTATAGCTTTAAACCTGACTACTTTGTAGACAAATTGGCGCAAGGTGTTGCGCTTTTGGCTGCAAGCGTTTATCCAAAACCAATACTTGTTAGGATGAGTGATTTTAAAACAAATGAGTATGCTAATTTAATTGGTGGCTCTGAGTTCGAACCAGAAGAAGAAAACCCAATGATTGGCTGGAGAGGTGCTTCAAGATATTATTCTGATAACTATAAAGAAGGTTTTGCACTCGAGTGCCTTGCTATGAAAAAAGCTCGCGATGAGTTTGGACTTACAAATATACAGCTTATGATACCATTTTGCAGAACCCCAGAAGAAGGCAGAAAAGTTATTGAAGAAATGAGAAAAAACGGTTTGATTCAAGGTGAAAACGGCCTTGAAATATACGTTATGGCAGAAATTCCAAGCAATGTTATATGTGCCGATGAGTATGCACAAATTTTTGACGGCTTTTCAATAGGTTCAAATGATTTAACACAACTTACGCTGGGAATTGATAGAGACTCGGGTCTTATCGCTCACCTTTTTGATGAAAGACATATTGCAGTAAAACGTATGATTTCGATGCTTATAAAAACTGCCCACAAGTACAGCAAAAGTGTAGGTATCTGTGGTCAGGCGCCAAGCGATTTTCCTGATTTTGCTGAGTTTTTAGTAGAAGAAGGTATTGACTCAATGAGTTTGAATCCAGATAGTATAATGTCAACTACGCTTAAAGTTCTTGAAGTAGAAAAAAGGCTGGGTAGATAG